The genome window GGAAGAGGGCGCGGCCGTTCCGGTCCACCCCTTCGCGCATCGCGCGGAGCACTTCGCCGTCGGTCCAGCGCGCCAGGCCGTAGTCGGGGTCCGGCGTGATGTTCTGGGCGCAGACGACGCCGGGGACGCCGAGCTTCTCGTCGAACGCGAAACCGCCCTGTCCTTCCGTTCCGGGTTTGATCGGCATTCCGAATCGGCGGAAATCGTGATCGGAGTGGCAGCCGAGGCAGTCGGTCACGTGGCGAACGAGGTACCGGCCGCGTTGGACCCGCGCCGGCGTGATCTCGATCCTCTCCGCCGATGGCGGCCGGCTTTTGGGCGGTCGAAGGGCGAGGAAGGCGACGAGCGCGGCGAGCACTGCCCCGAAAACGACGGCCGTCGCCGCGAGGGCGCGAACGAATTTCCGCATGAATGGGACCTCCGGCGCGAATTCTAGTCGACCGCGCGCCGCTGGCCGTTCGAACAGGCAGACGCCTCCCGGGAATTCGGTTATCGTTCGCACAATGCCCCGTTCCCCGCGGTTCCTCGTCGCGCTCGCTTGCGCCGTGGCGATCTCTTCGGCCCGACCCGCCGTGGCGTACCGGTGGAAGGACCCGTCCCCGGCCGAGCGCGCGATCGCGGAGGATCCCGCCCGAGGCGTCGCCGGGGCGGTGTATCTCGAGATCTCCGAGGAGTCGATCGACGACGTCTTCCACGTCTACGTGCGCGCGAAGGTCCTCTCGCGGACCGGTTTCGAGATCGGAACCGTCGACGATCTCGACGAGGAGGCCTTCGAGATCGAGGGGCGCACCGTCTCGGCGACCGGCGTCGTGACCCCGCTGGCCCCGCGCGACATCCGCACGATCACGACGCTCAAGGCCGCCGGCGTGCGCCTGCGGCGAAAGGGCTTCACGATGCCGGCGCTCGAGCCCGGGAGCTTCGTCGAGTACACGTACCGCGAGTACGGCACGTTCGGGAACCGCGGGCCGTACCACGTCGAGATACCGTTCCAGCGAAAGTTCGACGTTCTCCGCGAATCGGTGTCGACCCCGCGGGCGGGGTTCCGCTATTCGAGCGCGATCCGCTTCGAAAACGGCGTGACGATCCGCGCCCGCAACGAGCCGGGGCGGATCTACTACGAGGCGGAGAACGTCCCCGCGCTCCACACGGAGCCGCACGGCCTTCCCGAGCAGGAACGCTCCGCGGGGCTGATCTTCTCCTATTTCTTCGCCGATCTCCGCGCCACGAGCGCCGACCAGTACTGGAAGGGGGCGGTTCACGTCGGTCTCGTCCCGTGGGTCAAGGAGCGGCTCCTGAAACCGTCGAAAGTCGCGGATCGCCTGAAGGCGATCCCCGGTTCGCACGCGGCCGATCCCGCCGCGCGGCTCCGCGCCCTCTACGCCTACGTGCAGTCCACTCTCGAGAACCGCGACGCCCTTCCCGCGGGAAAGACGCCGCCGAAGGGGGGATGGAAGAAGAACGACGACGCGGCGGACGCGTTCGACCACGGGAGCGGCGACGCCAACGACCTCGTCGCGGCGTTCGTCTCGCTGCTCCGTGCCGACGGGTGGACGTGCCGGATCGTCTGGTGCCCCGATCTCCAGGAGCGCGTGTTTCATCCGCAGATCCCCTCGATCTTCCAGTTCGACACCGAGGTCGTGGAGGTCCGCGATCCGGGCCTTCCGCGTCCGGTCTACCTCTCCTTCGAGCACCCCGAGCTCCCGTTCGGCGTCGTCCCGTGGAACCACCTCGACACCGACTGCTACGCCGTCGATCTCGATACGGAGAAGGCGGAGATCGTGCGCATTCCGGCCGGCATCCCGGCGCAGAACGCGGTCCGTCGGGTCTGGACGATGGACATCTCGGCCGACGGCGACGCGAAGATCGTGCGCGAGAGCCACTGGACGGGCGAGCAGGGATTCGAGGCGCGATCGACGTTTTTCGGGCAGGGTCGCGCGCAGTACGAAAAGGAGATCCGCGACCGTTACCAGAAGATGGACCCGCCGGCCGACGTCGCTTCGGTCGAGGTGCGGCACGAAAACGAGCCCGACGCGGAGTTCGTCTCGACGATCACGTTCACGCGGCCCGCGCTGGTGGACGTCGGATCGCGCTTCATCGTCGCGCCTCTCGCGATGA of Thermoanaerobaculia bacterium contains these proteins:
- a CDS encoding transglutaminase domain-containing protein, whose product is MPRSPRFLVALACAVAISSARPAVAYRWKDPSPAERAIAEDPARGVAGAVYLEISEESIDDVFHVYVRAKVLSRTGFEIGTVDDLDEEAFEIEGRTVSATGVVTPLAPRDIRTITTLKAAGVRLRRKGFTMPALEPGSFVEYTYREYGTFGNRGPYHVEIPFQRKFDVLRESVSTPRAGFRYSSAIRFENGVTIRARNEPGRIYYEAENVPALHTEPHGLPEQERSAGLIFSYFFADLRATSADQYWKGAVHVGLVPWVKERLLKPSKVADRLKAIPGSHAADPAARLRALYAYVQSTLENRDALPAGKTPPKGGWKKNDDAADAFDHGSGDANDLVAAFVSLLRADGWTCRIVWCPDLQERVFHPQIPSIFQFDTEVVEVRDPGLPRPVYLSFEHPELPFGVVPWNHLDTDCYAVDLDTEKAEIVRIPAGIPAQNAVRRVWTMDISADGDAKIVRESHWTGEQGFEARSTFFGQGRAQYEKEIRDRYQKMDPPADVASVEVRHENEPDAEFVSTITFTRPALVDVGSRFIVAPLAMMRQDNPFTQTTRTEPIRFPYPTVEADAVTVRVPAGYVMDGAPRGYDAASEAGHYLVTARAEGDSVVVERLFELRRSSASAEAYPLYRSLFETAARGDAEFALVFRKGSAAPSR